In Tenrec ecaudatus isolate mTenEca1 chromosome 4, mTenEca1.hap1, whole genome shotgun sequence, a single window of DNA contains:
- the CALCB gene encoding calcitonin gene-related peptide 2, with translation MGFRKFSPLLVLSILVLCQAGNLQAAPFRSAIESSPDPTALSEEEARLLLAALVKDFVLMKAREQELELEQETEGPSVTAQKRACKTATCVTHRLADLLSRSGGMLKSNFVPTDVGSNAFGRRRRDLQA, from the exons ATGGGCTTCCGGAAGTTCTCCCCCTTATTGGTTCTTAGCATCTTGGTCCTGTGTCAAGCTGGCAACCTCCAGGCAGCGCCATTCAG GTCTGCCATAGAGAGCAGCCCTGACCCCACTGCTCTCAGTGAGGAGGAAGCGCGCCTCCTGCTGGCCGCCCTGGTGAAGGACTTTGTGCTGATGAAGGCCAGGGagcaggagctggagctggaacaGGAGACAGAGGGCCCCAG CGTCACTGCCCAGAAAAGAGCCTGCAAAACTGCCACCTGTGTGACTCACCGCCTGGCAGACTTGCTGAGCAGATCAGGGGGCATGCTGAAGAGTAACTTCGTGCCCACCGACGTGGGCTCTAATGCCTTTGGCCGGCGCCGCAGGGACCTTCAAGCCTGA